From Pirellulales bacterium, the proteins below share one genomic window:
- a CDS encoding integration host factor subunit beta → MTKKEIVKTISDEIGLTQLKTKEIVQKTFDAIVETLVEEHRIELRNFGVFEVKKRAARKARNPRTGDKVYVPEKYVVTFKPGKEMEARVRELEEKAAQEAARKNQQLEHEANSQQPADMTAPLDSSATFREGVH, encoded by the coding sequence GTGACCAAAAAAGAGATCGTCAAGACCATCTCGGACGAAATCGGGCTGACCCAGCTCAAGACGAAAGAGATTGTGCAGAAGACCTTCGATGCGATTGTCGAGACGCTTGTCGAGGAACACCGCATTGAGCTGCGCAATTTTGGGGTCTTTGAGGTTAAGAAGCGGGCGGCGCGCAAGGCTCGCAACCCGCGGACCGGCGACAAGGTTTACGTACCGGAGAAATACGTCGTAACCTTCAAGCCAGGCAAGGAGATGGAAGCACGCGTGCGCGAGTTGGAAGAGAAGGCCGCACAAGAAGCGGCACGCAAAAATCAACAACTTGAGCACGAGGCAAACAGCCAGCAGCCGGCCGATATGACGGCGCCGCTGGATAGTTCGGCGACCTTTCGAGAAGGTGTCCACTAG
- a CDS encoding YkgJ family cysteine cluster protein: MSQTPWYQDGLRFQCTGCGDCCTGAPGYVWVNKEEIASLARRISLSIEEFERKYVRKIGVRRSLVEFPNGDCVFFDPEKRHCTVYEDRPRQCRTWPFWESNVRTPAAWKETCEACPGSGKGQLVSVEQIVAQLQVIRL; encoded by the coding sequence ATGAGCCAAACGCCGTGGTATCAGGATGGGTTGCGGTTTCAATGCACCGGCTGCGGCGATTGCTGCACCGGCGCGCCGGGGTATGTGTGGGTGAACAAGGAGGAAATTGCCAGCTTGGCTCGACGGATTTCGCTATCGATTGAGGAATTCGAGCGTAAGTATGTGCGCAAGATAGGGGTGCGACGGAGCCTGGTGGAGTTTCCGAACGGAGACTGCGTCTTTTTCGATCCCGAAAAGCGCCACTGCACGGTCTATGAGGACCGCCCGCGCCAATGCCGGACCTGGCCATTCTGGGAATCGAATGTCCGCACTCCGGCGGCCTGGAAGGAAACCTGTGAGGCGTGTCCGGGCAGCGGAAAAGGCCAATTGGTTTCGGTCGAGCAGATCGTTGCTCAACTCCAGGTGATTCGGCTGTAG
- a CDS encoding aminotransferase class V-fold PLP-dependent enzyme, translating into MQITQRIYLDNAATSWPKPDRVYQAVERYQRELGAPAGRGTYGEAVEVERIVGRARAGIARLFGIQEARRVIFTQNCTGALNLAIHGLLKRGDHVVTTDLEHNSVLRPLRRLEDAGQITVARVAPNAEGIIEPDAVRHATCKATRLVAITHASNVTGVVQPVAAIASAAHERGAHVLVDAAQTAGHVAIDVRSLGADLLAAPGHKGLLGPLGTGFLYVGPELERLLDPLCEGGTGTISESDRQPETLPEKYESGNLNALGIVGLEAGVAYVAERGVSEIGGHAAQLNARLREGLAAVDGLRLHGANCAAPATGITSLTIEGLDPHDLASLLDGHYRIQGRAGMHCAPRVGVGSSFRLSVGPFNTLAQIDAAVGAIAEIATQARQT; encoded by the coding sequence ATGCAAATCACTCAGCGCATCTATTTGGACAACGCGGCGACAAGCTGGCCGAAGCCGGACCGTGTCTACCAGGCCGTGGAGCGCTATCAGCGCGAGTTGGGCGCGCCGGCGGGTCGAGGCACGTATGGCGAAGCTGTTGAAGTGGAACGGATCGTCGGCCGCGCTCGGGCTGGCATCGCGCGGCTGTTTGGCATCCAGGAAGCGCGGCGCGTCATCTTTACGCAGAATTGCACGGGGGCCTTGAACCTGGCGATTCATGGCTTGCTCAAGCGCGGCGATCATGTGGTGACCACCGATCTGGAACACAACTCGGTGCTGCGCCCGTTGCGGCGGCTCGAAGACGCTGGGCAGATTACGGTGGCGCGCGTGGCGCCGAATGCGGAGGGGATCATCGAGCCAGATGCCGTGCGCCACGCGACTTGCAAGGCAACGCGGTTGGTGGCGATCACGCATGCCTCCAACGTGACTGGTGTGGTGCAGCCTGTGGCAGCGATCGCTTCGGCGGCGCATGAGCGCGGCGCACATGTGCTGGTCGACGCGGCGCAAACGGCCGGACATGTGGCGATCGACGTGCGCTCGCTGGGCGCCGACTTGCTCGCGGCGCCGGGACACAAGGGACTCTTGGGGCCGCTCGGCACCGGCTTTTTGTATGTGGGTCCCGAGTTAGAGCGACTGCTCGATCCGTTGTGTGAGGGAGGGACGGGGACCATCAGCGAATCGGATCGGCAGCCCGAGACGCTGCCAGAGAAATATGAATCGGGCAACTTGAACGCGCTGGGAATCGTAGGCTTAGAGGCCGGAGTGGCTTATGTGGCGGAGCGCGGCGTTTCCGAAATCGGTGGGCATGCTGCCCAGTTGAACGCCCGACTACGAGAAGGGTTGGCCGCAGTCGACGGGTTGCGACTGCATGGCGCCAATTGCGCGGCGCCGGCAACGGGCATTACATCGCTGACGATCGAGGGTCTGGATCCACACGACCTAGCGAGCCTGCTCGATGGCCACTATCGCATTCAAGGGCGAGCGGGAATGCACTGCGCGCCGCGGGTTGGAGTGGGGAGCAGCTTTCGATTGAGCGTGGGACCATTCAACACCTTGGCGCAAATCGACGCCGCAGTCGGCGCTATCGCCGAGATCGCCACACAAGCGCGGCAGACATGA
- a CDS encoding DUF997 family protein — translation MHTTPADKSLRHARREALVVFAIWFVAMIYTVGYCYWFGYDRTVASLTFVAGLPDWIFWGVVTPWIVCSILSAWFSFYYMSDDDFGPALRDADLSGEAPSDA, via the coding sequence ATGCACACCACGCCAGCCGACAAATCGTTGCGCCATGCCCGCCGCGAAGCGCTGGTGGTCTTCGCCATCTGGTTCGTCGCCATGATCTACACCGTCGGCTACTGCTACTGGTTCGGCTACGACCGTACCGTCGCCAGCCTCACCTTCGTCGCCGGCTTGCCCGATTGGATCTTCTGGGGCGTCGTGACCCCTTGGATCGTGTGTTCGATTCTTTCCGCCTGGTTCTCGTTCTATTACATGAGCGACGACGATTTTGGTCCGGCGCTGCGCGACGCCGATCTGTCCGGCGAGGCCCCATCCGATGCCTGA
- a CDS encoding sodium:solute symporter, with amino-acid sequence MPDAAAPLTPGVGALAALLLVIAISVWIGTAAQRRIEGGSFLSGYFLGNRGLGVWALALTATVQSGGTFMGFPSLVYTHGWIVALWIASYMVVPIMSFGVLGKRFAILSRRTGAITVPELFRQRFESPVAGTVASICIILSLSIMMAAQFKAGAVVMKIAWPGNGALALADNAAAEINTAYYVGLAIFSVTVIGYTLIGGFLASVWTDLFQSVLMLFGVMLLLVLAIPAAGGMQAATLKAVASTGPSFASGPGYGRDFLPLGLAISFFTFWAFSNLGSPAGMVRWMACRDMATMRRSIFVLAIYNLLIYLPLIAICIAGRAILPDLKHSDEVIPRLAILLTRDLPGGSFWAGLVLAAPFGAVMATVSTYLVVISSGLVHDIYQRLINPQATERQLRGLTYSVTIFVGALAIAANIWPVKYLQALVVFSGSSAAAAFVVPGLMTAYWRRATAAGVTAAMLLGTATVFALFALGWTLPDPMIGQDTSFRPYFLLQLDPILWGMAVSAIAGVSVSYLTRPPSRQCLAKVFDGAIPTQPTPHSSLVHS; translated from the coding sequence ATGCCTGACGCCGCGGCCCCCCTCACACCCGGCGTTGGCGCGCTAGCCGCTTTGCTCTTGGTGATCGCCATCAGCGTCTGGATCGGCACAGCCGCCCAGCGCCGCATTGAGGGAGGCTCCTTTCTCAGTGGCTACTTCCTCGGCAATCGCGGCCTCGGCGTCTGGGCGCTAGCCCTCACCGCCACCGTCCAAAGTGGCGGCACGTTCATGGGCTTTCCGTCGTTGGTGTACACGCATGGCTGGATCGTGGCGCTCTGGATCGCCAGTTACATGGTGGTGCCCATCATGTCGTTCGGCGTGCTCGGCAAGCGCTTCGCGATTCTCTCGCGCCGCACGGGCGCGATTACTGTGCCAGAACTGTTTCGCCAACGTTTCGAGAGTCCGGTCGCTGGCACCGTCGCGTCGATCTGCATCATCCTCAGCCTCTCGATCATGATGGCCGCGCAGTTCAAAGCCGGCGCCGTGGTTATGAAGATCGCCTGGCCCGGCAACGGTGCGCTCGCGCTGGCCGACAACGCCGCCGCCGAGATTAACACGGCCTATTACGTGGGACTCGCCATCTTCTCGGTGACCGTGATTGGCTACACGCTGATTGGCGGCTTTCTCGCCTCGGTCTGGACCGACCTCTTTCAAAGCGTACTCATGCTCTTTGGCGTGATGCTGCTCTTGGTCCTGGCGATCCCCGCCGCTGGCGGCATGCAGGCCGCCACGCTCAAAGCAGTCGCCAGCACCGGCCCCAGCTTCGCCTCGGGGCCCGGCTATGGTCGCGATTTTCTGCCGCTGGGTTTGGCCATCTCGTTCTTCACCTTCTGGGCGTTTTCGAATCTCGGTTCCCCCGCCGGCATGGTCCGCTGGATGGCCTGTCGCGACATGGCCACCATGCGCCGCTCAATTTTTGTGCTCGCCATCTACAACCTGCTGATCTATCTGCCACTCATCGCCATCTGCATCGCTGGCCGCGCCATCTTGCCAGACCTCAAACATTCCGATGAGGTCATCCCTCGGCTGGCCATTCTCCTGACCCGCGATTTACCCGGTGGATCGTTTTGGGCAGGCCTCGTGCTCGCCGCCCCCTTTGGCGCCGTCATGGCCACCGTCAGCACCTACCTGGTGGTGATTTCCTCCGGCTTGGTGCACGACATCTATCAACGACTCATCAACCCACAGGCCACCGAACGTCAACTGCGCGGGCTCACTTACAGCGTCACCATCTTCGTCGGCGCGCTGGCTATTGCGGCCAACATCTGGCCCGTCAAGTATTTGCAAGCGCTCGTCGTCTTCAGCGGCAGTAGCGCCGCGGCCGCCTTTGTCGTGCCGGGCCTGATGACCGCTTATTGGCGTCGGGCCACCGCCGCCGGCGTCACTGCGGCCATGCTCTTGGGCACGGCCACGGTCTTCGCGCTCTTCGCCCTCGGCTGGACATTGCCAGATCCCATGATCGGCCAAGACACAAGTTTTCGACCGTACTTTCTGCTTCAACTCGACCCCATCTTATGGGGTATGGCGGTCTCCGCCATTGCCGGCGTCTCCGTCAGCTATCTCACCCGTCCCCCCAGTCGTCAGTGCCTGGCAAAGGTGTTCGACGGCGCCATCCCCACCCAGCCAACGCCCCACTCCAGCCTGGTTCACAGCTAA
- a CDS encoding MFS transporter, whose protein sequence is MSQTIHAPLQSPLHQPRQKIGRAQWMTLIAAFLGWMFDGMEMGIFPLVGRPALRDMLGLNNEADVSRWFGYAIAVFLIGAALGGVAFGWLGDRIGRVRAMTFSVLVYSLFTGACYFATEPWHLAVLRFLAALGMGGEWSLGVALVMESWPGMARPLLAGAIGAASNVGFLLIGLLTHQFPVDETNWRWVMLAGAAPALLTFFIRIFVPESEQWKTAVEQRESSPLSEVFGPELRKSTLLAIAFGSIALIGTWGSVQWIPTWIDKSVGGAQPEAKSVVGMLAAAGAIVGCFAGALLGGRIGRRPVYFGLCLLSLGLCTYLFRYLTEYDTQLLVVVFLVGAVTAAFYGWLPLYLPELFPTRVRATGQGLSFNFGRILAAIGAMATGQLVAVFNNDYARAGATISLVYIAGLILIWFAPETKGKPLPD, encoded by the coding sequence ATGTCGCAGACCATCCATGCCCCGCTGCAATCCCCCCTTCATCAGCCGCGCCAAAAAATTGGCCGCGCTCAGTGGATGACGCTCATCGCCGCCTTTCTGGGGTGGATGTTCGACGGCATGGAGATGGGCATCTTTCCCCTCGTTGGTCGGCCCGCGCTGCGAGATATGCTCGGCCTGAATAACGAAGCCGACGTCAGTCGCTGGTTCGGTTATGCAATCGCCGTGTTCCTCATTGGCGCGGCGCTCGGCGGCGTGGCGTTTGGCTGGCTCGGGGATCGTATCGGGCGCGTCCGCGCGATGACGTTCAGTGTGCTCGTCTATTCGCTCTTCACCGGCGCCTGTTATTTCGCCACCGAACCGTGGCATCTCGCCGTGCTCCGCTTCCTCGCGGCGCTTGGCATGGGGGGCGAGTGGTCACTCGGTGTGGCGCTAGTCATGGAGAGTTGGCCCGGAATGGCGCGGCCCCTCTTGGCAGGCGCCATTGGCGCGGCTTCGAACGTCGGCTTCCTGCTCATCGGTCTGCTCACCCATCAATTTCCGGTCGATGAAACCAACTGGCGCTGGGTCATGCTCGCCGGCGCCGCCCCTGCTCTGCTCACCTTTTTTATTCGCATCTTCGTGCCCGAGAGCGAGCAGTGGAAAACCGCCGTTGAACAGCGCGAGTCATCACCATTGTCCGAAGTCTTTGGTCCCGAACTGCGCAAGTCCACCCTATTGGCAATCGCCTTTGGATCGATTGCCTTGATCGGCACCTGGGGCTCGGTGCAATGGATTCCCACCTGGATCGACAAGAGCGTGGGCGGCGCCCAGCCCGAGGCCAAGTCGGTGGTCGGCATGCTCGCCGCGGCGGGCGCCATTGTCGGCTGCTTCGCCGGCGCGCTGCTGGGGGGGCGCATCGGACGGCGTCCTGTCTATTTTGGCCTCTGTCTGCTGTCGCTCGGCCTGTGTACTTATCTTTTTCGATATCTCACCGAGTACGACACGCAGCTACTCGTCGTGGTGTTCCTTGTCGGCGCCGTGACCGCCGCCTTTTACGGTTGGTTGCCGCTCTATCTGCCAGAACTCTTCCCCACCCGCGTCCGCGCCACCGGCCAAGGTTTGAGCTTCAATTTTGGTCGTATCCTGGCGGCAATTGGCGCGATGGCGACCGGCCAACTAGTGGCGGTCTTCAACAACGATTATGCCCGCGCCGGCGCAACGATCAGCCTGGTCTACATTGCGGGACTGATCCTGATCTGGTTCGCCCCGGAGACAAAAGGGAAACCCTTGCCCGACTGA
- a CDS encoding serine/threonine protein kinase, whose amino-acid sequence MTASTTTATRPAPRAASANLVQWGRWRLTQLLAEGDLARLHLALPVDGEQQGGARYVVKSLRSEWAENSHAARMFMNEAAAGRASTHPHLAPVLDLELRAAPWFIVLPWLAGDTLQARLARSGRQSAAHAVWHARQAAEALVALHAAGWTHGDVKPANMLVGPDGHLTLIDLGFARPIGERQTGLSRALAATPNYMAPEVASDAAGADPGSDWYSLGVTLYELVTGELPFGVERIVPPTGVAKRMRQLNPLATARLAQLVEDLVANDPLRRPQGTEAVERLVAVEIEAIADRIAC is encoded by the coding sequence ATGACAGCTAGCACCACGACAGCCACACGGCCAGCGCCGCGCGCGGCGAGCGCAAATCTTGTCCAGTGGGGGCGTTGGCGGCTGACTCAATTGCTGGCCGAAGGAGACCTGGCGCGATTGCATCTGGCGCTGCCAGTGGACGGCGAACAACAGGGCGGCGCACGGTATGTGGTCAAATCGCTGCGCAGCGAATGGGCGGAGAATTCGCACGCGGCGCGGATGTTTATGAATGAAGCAGCGGCGGGGCGCGCCTCCACGCATCCGCACCTGGCGCCGGTGCTGGACTTGGAGCTGCGTGCGGCTCCCTGGTTCATCGTGTTGCCGTGGCTGGCAGGCGACACGCTACAAGCGCGTTTGGCGCGATCGGGCAGGCAAAGCGCGGCGCATGCGGTTTGGCATGCGCGCCAAGCGGCCGAGGCGCTCGTGGCGCTGCACGCGGCGGGCTGGACTCATGGGGATGTGAAACCGGCCAACATGCTGGTCGGCCCGGACGGGCATTTGACGCTCATCGATTTGGGATTCGCGCGCCCCATTGGCGAACGACAAACGGGGCTCAGCCGCGCTTTGGCGGCGACTCCCAACTACATGGCGCCAGAAGTGGCAAGCGACGCGGCGGGCGCCGATCCGGGCAGCGACTGGTATTCGCTCGGTGTCACTCTGTACGAGCTAGTGACTGGCGAGCTGCCATTTGGCGTTGAGCGGATCGTTCCGCCGACAGGGGTTGCGAAGCGAATGCGACAATTGAACCCGTTGGCGACCGCGCGGTTGGCGCAACTGGTTGAGGATCTGGTAGCGAACGATCCGCTCCGGCGGCCGCAGGGGACCGAAGCGGTGGAGCGACTCGTGGCAGTCGAGATTGAAGCGATCGCGGATCGCATCGCCTGTTGA
- a CDS encoding PEP-CTERM sorting domain-containing protein (PEP-CTERM proteins occur, often in large numbers, in the proteomes of bacteria that also encode an exosortase, a predicted intramembrane cysteine proteinase. The presence of a PEP-CTERM domain at a protein's C-terminus predicts cleavage within the sorting domain, followed by covalent anchoring to some some component of the (usually Gram-negative) cell surface. Many PEP-CTERM proteins exhibit an unusual sequence composition that includes large numbers of potential glycosylation sites. Expression of one such protein has been shown restore the ability of a bacterium to form floc, a type of biofilm.), whose amino-acid sequence MRYLACLSLLGAFVFPPLVAAAPLYDASLGSLPTDQGWVFLSDITPGSSVGQQLVGGAAQLDTTTNRKDLAGYIRFDSFDATAGYRLRIDLKMLAETHVASDRNRDGLDDRAGFSLTLVGNNLQGIELGFWNNRVFAQSDNPLFTQAEHALFDTTASMTTYMLTVSGNAYSLYANGAPLLSGPLRDYSSFGLPYSVAGFLYLGDNTTSAKASSQLAYVSRETLLIPEPATWLLALIAMGCTLLRRVRPQAPSASRN is encoded by the coding sequence TTGCGGTACCTTGCCTGTCTATCCCTCCTCGGCGCCTTCGTTTTTCCCCCCTTGGTCGCCGCCGCCCCCCTCTACGATGCCAGCCTTGGATCGCTCCCCACCGATCAGGGATGGGTTTTCCTTTCCGACATCACCCCTGGCAGTTCCGTGGGCCAGCAACTCGTCGGCGGCGCCGCCCAGCTTGATACCACCACCAATCGCAAAGACCTAGCGGGCTATATCCGCTTCGACAGTTTTGATGCGACAGCCGGCTACCGATTGCGCATCGACCTCAAGATGCTCGCGGAAACGCATGTTGCCAGCGATCGCAACCGCGACGGCCTCGACGATCGGGCTGGCTTCAGCCTCACATTGGTCGGCAACAACCTCCAAGGCATCGAACTCGGTTTTTGGAACAACCGCGTGTTCGCCCAATCCGACAATCCGCTCTTTACCCAGGCGGAACATGCCCTTTTTGACACCACCGCCTCAATGACGACCTACATGCTCACCGTGAGCGGCAACGCCTACTCGCTCTATGCCAATGGCGCCCCGCTCTTGAGCGGCCCGCTGCGCGATTACAGCAGCTTCGGCCTGCCGTATAGCGTCGCCGGCTTCCTTTACCTTGGCGACAACACCACCTCCGCCAAGGCTAGCAGTCAATTAGCGTATGTCTCGCGCGAGACGCTCCTCATCCCCGAACCCGCCACTTGGCTGCTGGCCCTGATTGCCATGGGTTGCACGCTGCTCCGGAGAGTCCGGCCTCAAGCGCCCAGCGCCTCGCGCAACTGA
- a CDS encoding YceH family protein codes for MDEGDSTAKVGTKWQAISARDRRVLGALVEKAKTTPDQYPLSLNATRAACNQKSNRFPTMELDDEQVQESLDRLRSLGAASVVQGGSRVERFRHLAYEWLGVDKVEMAVMAELLLRGAQTEGELRGRASRMEAISDLSALRTILDRLKSRNLIVSLTREGRGHVLSHNLYRPEELERLKGQYAGAGGDQASPAPEEPEESSAVVVASPRTGASLVGRAAEGGMESRELDEVKAQVAELRATVDELSANLSACQDEVRQLREALGA; via the coding sequence ATGGACGAAGGCGATTCGACAGCCAAGGTGGGCACCAAATGGCAAGCGATCTCGGCGCGCGATCGGCGCGTGCTGGGGGCGCTGGTCGAAAAGGCGAAGACGACTCCGGACCAATATCCACTGTCGCTCAACGCGACGCGCGCGGCCTGCAATCAGAAGAGCAATCGCTTTCCAACGATGGAGCTGGACGACGAGCAGGTTCAAGAGTCTTTGGATCGGCTCCGTTCGCTGGGCGCCGCGTCGGTGGTGCAAGGGGGAAGCCGCGTGGAGCGTTTTCGCCACCTGGCTTATGAATGGCTAGGTGTGGACAAGGTGGAAATGGCGGTCATGGCCGAGCTATTGCTGCGCGGTGCGCAAACCGAAGGGGAGCTGCGCGGCCGCGCGTCGCGAATGGAGGCGATCAGCGACCTGTCGGCGCTGCGGACCATTTTGGACCGTCTTAAGTCCCGCAATCTCATTGTGTCGTTGACGCGTGAAGGACGCGGTCACGTGCTGTCGCACAATCTCTATCGTCCCGAGGAACTCGAGCGACTGAAGGGACAATATGCCGGCGCCGGCGGGGACCAAGCGAGTCCCGCACCGGAAGAGCCCGAGGAATCATCGGCGGTGGTCGTGGCGAGCCCACGCACCGGCGCCTCGCTGGTGGGCCGCGCTGCGGAAGGGGGTATGGAAAGCCGCGAGTTGGACGAGGTCAAAGCGCAGGTCGCCGAGTTAAGAGCGACCGTTGACGAACTGAGCGCGAATCTCAGCGCCTGCCAGGACGAGGTTCGTCAGTTGCGCGAGGCGCTGGGCGCTTGA
- a CDS encoding sulfatase, which produces MRRALLCALLALGGLLSGGATANAARPNIVWIVVDDMSPNFGCYGEKLIATPNVDRMAREGTRFARAFTTAPVCSPSRSALVTGMYQTSIGAHHHRSGRGALKIELPDGVTPAPVLFQRAGYYTCIGGPLARGDDLGKTDYNFEWPRAMYDGNDWAGRAPGQPFFMQVQLHGGKQRERNTWPETVREELGEPTDPARVTLPPYYPRDGVLLEDWARYLDAVRYTDREVGEVLARLEREGLLANTVVFFLTDHGISHARGKQFLYDEGIHVPLVVMGPGLERGAVRNDLVELIDLAATSLALAGIEAPPLMQGRDLLAANYQPRRAVFSARDRCDETVDQIRAARTARFKYIRNDLPQRPHLQPSHYKDHKQIVKRLRELHAAGQLDELAERILFAPKRAPEELYDLETDPFELNNLAADAEHAKELAEMRMRLTKWEQETRAQGAESPEMYDSDMAVYLHAMRGERRQVFEANLDQMRRWASEGK; this is translated from the coding sequence ATGCGACGCGCGCTACTCTGTGCATTGTTGGCGCTCGGGGGGCTATTGTCGGGAGGCGCCACGGCCAATGCGGCGCGGCCGAACATCGTTTGGATCGTGGTCGACGACATGTCGCCCAACTTTGGCTGCTATGGGGAAAAGCTGATTGCCACTCCGAATGTCGATCGCATGGCGCGCGAGGGGACGCGATTTGCGCGGGCGTTCACCACGGCGCCGGTTTGCTCGCCGAGTCGATCGGCGCTGGTGACGGGGATGTACCAGACCTCGATCGGCGCGCACCACCATCGCAGCGGCCGCGGAGCGCTAAAGATTGAGTTGCCCGACGGCGTGACGCCGGCGCCGGTCTTGTTTCAGCGGGCGGGTTACTACACTTGCATTGGCGGGCCATTGGCGCGTGGAGACGATTTAGGGAAGACCGACTACAACTTTGAGTGGCCGCGCGCGATGTACGACGGCAACGATTGGGCGGGCCGCGCCCCAGGACAGCCGTTTTTCATGCAGGTGCAATTGCATGGCGGCAAGCAGCGCGAGCGGAACACCTGGCCAGAGACAGTTCGCGAGGAACTGGGAGAGCCGACCGACCCAGCGCGGGTGACGCTGCCGCCCTACTATCCGCGCGATGGGGTCTTGCTTGAGGATTGGGCACGGTACCTGGACGCGGTGCGATACACCGATCGCGAGGTGGGGGAGGTGCTCGCGCGGTTGGAGCGCGAGGGGCTATTGGCGAACACCGTAGTTTTCTTCTTGACCGATCACGGCATCAGTCATGCGCGCGGCAAACAGTTTTTGTACGACGAAGGGATTCATGTGCCGCTCGTGGTGATGGGGCCGGGTCTTGAGCGTGGGGCGGTGCGGAACGACCTGGTGGAACTGATCGACCTAGCGGCGACGTCACTGGCGCTGGCAGGGATTGAGGCGCCGCCGTTGATGCAAGGGCGCGATCTGCTGGCGGCGAACTATCAACCGCGCAGGGCCGTGTTTTCGGCGCGTGATCGTTGCGACGAGACAGTGGACCAGATTCGCGCGGCGCGCACGGCGCGATTCAAGTACATTCGCAACGATTTGCCGCAACGTCCGCACTTGCAGCCCAGCCATTACAAGGACCACAAGCAGATTGTGAAGCGGTTGCGCGAATTGCACGCCGCCGGCCAGTTGGACGAGTTGGCCGAGCGAATTTTGTTTGCGCCGAAACGGGCGCCCGAGGAGCTGTACGACCTGGAGACCGATCCGTTTGAGCTCAACAACCTGGCGGCCGATGCGGAGCACGCGAAGGAGCTGGCCGAAATGCGCATGCGATTGACGAAATGGGAGCAGGAAACGCGCGCGCAAGGGGCGGAGTCGCCGGAGATGTACGACAGCGATATGGCGGTGTATTTGCATGCGATGCGTGGAGAACGACGCCAGGTGTTTGAGGCCAATTTGGACCAAATGCGGCGCTGGGCAAGCGAGGGAAAATGA